The Anabas testudineus chromosome 14, fAnaTes1.2, whole genome shotgun sequence genome includes a region encoding these proteins:
- the tlcd5b gene encoding TLC domain-containing protein 5, giving the protein MPALEVTCSLIGWFCLYLVFRCTFTERGPEWNCRLVTLSHGVLIVLLTAYVVFIDGPWPLTHAGTENTELQIFALATCLGYFFFDIGWCVCHRTEGPVMLAHHAASILGILLALLLGESGCETCAVIFGSEITNPLLQARWFLRQLDLYDSLLGDAVDLLFILLFATVRVGVGTVMFYCELTSPRTSLIMKVGGVVMYGLAWVFMVDIARFGYKKSTAKYKRWLENHKLKEINLKKLEGH; this is encoded by the exons ATGCCAGCACTGGAGGTCACCTGCAGCCTGATTGGCTGGTTCTGCCTCTACTTGGTCTTCCGCTGTACCTTCACTGAGCGGGGGCCTGAGTGGAACTGTCGGCTGGTCACTTTGTCCCACGGGGTCCTCATAGTGCTGCTGACAGCATATGTCGTCTTCATAGATGGCCCCTGGCCCCTCACACATGCAG GGACAGAGAACACGGAGCTCCAGATCTTCGCCCTGGCCACCTGCCTCGGCTACTTCTTCTTTGACATCGGCTGGTGTGTCTGCCACCGCACAGAGGGCCCCGTCATGCTGGCCCACCATGCTGCGAGCATCTTGGGCATCCTGCTGGCGCTGCTCCTGGGAGAATCAGGGTGTGAGACTTGTGCAGTCATCTTTGGCAGCGAGATCACCAACCCCCTGCTACAGGCCCGCTGGTTCCTCCGGCAGCTGGACCTGTATGACAGCCTGCTGGGCGACGCAGTAGAcctgcttttcattttgttgttcgCCACTGTGCGGGTGGGAGTCGGCACAGTGATGTTTTACTGTGAGCTCACGTCTCCAAGGACCTCGTTGATAATGAAAGTTGGCGGTGTGGTTATGTACGGACTGGCCTGGGTGTTCATGGTGGACATTGCCAGATTTGGCTACAAGAAAAGCACAGCCAAGTATAAAAGGTGGCTGGAGAACCACAAGCTGAAAGAAATCAACTTAAAAAAGCTGGAAGGTCATTAA